The proteins below come from a single Campylobacter sp. CCUG 57310 genomic window:
- the flgA gene encoding flagellar basal body P-ring formation chaperone FlgA, translated as MYCINDDTITLKTLGFNGRNEEILNLNQQKAAKINSNKMAEILKFHLINFTDKSGGEIIFVKHCDEILKLQRDFLAAVTNEYPRIKFSQIPTISAQSELPKDFSTYKFEKLFINSLNSQKGSFRATFILPDSSVKSIFFRYEFKAKMPILRSSKQISAKHILSVLDYSLDEIDFGDFSKDYFTEIPVSKMISKQNIKAGEILAKRQFQMLSMIKKGDSIQAVFNDGSLNVSIEVRALEDGNLGDVIKVRGRDKKVFYATIISKKQVLIR; from the coding sequence ATGTATTGTATAAATGATGATACCATAACTCTTAAGACATTAGGATTTAATGGTAGAAATGAAGAAATTTTAAATCTAAACCAGCAAAAAGCCGCCAAGATAAATTCAAACAAAATGGCTGAAATTTTAAAATTTCATCTCATAAATTTCACCGACAAAAGCGGTGGAGAGATAATCTTCGTAAAACATTGCGATGAAATTTTAAAGCTTCAAAGAGATTTTTTAGCAGCCGTTACAAACGAATATCCACGCATCAAATTCAGCCAAATTCCAACTATTTCTGCACAAAGCGAACTTCCAAAAGATTTTTCTACATATAAATTTGAAAAACTTTTCATAAACTCTCTAAACAGTCAAAAAGGAAGCTTTAGGGCTACTTTTATCCTGCCTGATAGTAGCGTTAAAAGCATATTTTTCAGATACGAATTTAAAGCTAAAATGCCTATCTTAAGATCTAGCAAGCAAATTTCAGCCAAACATATTTTAAGCGTGCTTGATTATAGTCTTGACGAAATTGATTTTGGCGATTTTTCAAAGGATTATTTTACCGAAATTCCAGTTTCAAAAATGATATCAAAACAAAACATAAAAGCAGGTGAAATACTTGCAAAAAGGCAGTTTCAAATGCTTTCGATGATCAAAAAAGGAGACAGCATTCAAGCCGTTTTTAACGACGGCTCACTAAATGTAAGCATAGAAGTAAGAGCCTTGGAAGATGGAAATTTAGGCGATGTGATAAAGGTTAGAGGAAGGGATAAAAAGGTATTTTATGCTACAATAATTTCAAAAAAACAGGTGCTAATCAGATGA
- a CDS encoding histidine phosphatase family protein, with amino-acid sequence MKKIYFIRHAKATQKECENDFERDLNERGKKDLALMCDRLKKHKVRVEAIFSSPAKRCVKTANKMADAVKFKEKIKFIDMFYEASVADMLKFIKGIEDRFSSVFIVSHNDTITEICELLSDAVIGNIPTCGIFCIEFECRFSQISEHSGKALFFDYPKKHKNKD; translated from the coding sequence ATGAAAAAGATTTACTTCATAAGACATGCAAAGGCTACGCAAAAAGAGTGCGAAAACGACTTTGAGCGTGATTTGAACGAGCGAGGCAAAAAAGATCTTGCGCTGATGTGCGATAGGCTTAAAAAGCATAAAGTGAGGGTGGAAGCTATATTTTCAAGCCCTGCTAAACGCTGCGTAAAAACTGCCAACAAGATGGCTGATGCAGTAAAATTTAAAGAAAAAATAAAATTTATAGATATGTTTTACGAAGCAAGTGTTGCCGATATGCTGAAATTTATAAAAGGCATTGAGGATAGGTTTAGTAGCGTATTTATAGTTTCGCACAATGACACAATAACTGAAATTTGCGAGCTTTTAAGCGATGCTGTGATAGGCAATATACCTACTTGCGGGATATTTTGTATAGAATTTGAATGCCGATTTTCTCAAATTTCAGAGCATAGCGGCAAAGCGTTATTTTTTGACTATCCAAAGAAGCATAAAAACAAAGACTGA
- the ruvA gene encoding Holliday junction branch migration protein RuvA has protein sequence MIKAIEGIITKKEPAYLLLKTSSGVTYGIVISLFCSAKLEKGEKVELSITQIIREDANLLYGFLDASEQRMFEMLIKLNGIGASTAMAVCSSLSPNAFTNAILNGDADALKSVPGIGVKTARRIIAELSDAKLVIDDATPSHHHEAILALESLGFKRDKISKVLSTCTATNVSELIKEALKKLG, from the coding sequence ATGATAAAAGCAATTGAAGGAATAATAACCAAAAAAGAGCCCGCGTACCTTCTGCTTAAAACCTCAAGCGGCGTTACATACGGCATAGTTATATCGCTTTTTTGCTCGGCAAAGCTTGAAAAAGGCGAAAAAGTAGAACTTAGCATAACTCAAATCATCAGAGAAGATGCGAATTTACTTTACGGATTTTTAGATGCAAGCGAGCAAAGGATGTTTGAGATGCTTATCAAACTAAACGGCATAGGCGCAAGCACGGCTATGGCAGTGTGTTCTAGTTTAAGTCCAAACGCTTTTACAAACGCTATCTTAAACGGCGATGCGGACGCTCTTAAATCGGTTCCGGGCATAGGCGTAAAGACCGCAAGACGTATCATAGCCGAGCTAAGCGACGCTAAACTCGTAATAGATGATGCTACGCCAAGCCATCATCATGAGGCGATTTTAGCACTTGAGAGTCTTGGATTTAAGCGAGATAAGATATCTAAGGTGCTCTCAACCTGCACGGCAACAAACGTAAGCGAGCTTATCAAAGAAGCTCTTAAAAAACTAGGATAA
- a CDS encoding rhomboid family intramembrane serine protease, whose protein sequence is MNVTAPIIALNCLIYFLVNYANFSNDLVLGLNLYFIDALLIWQPLTSMFMHANLTHLLMNMAVLFQFGSMLEYKFGALKFSAVYLLGGVATSLLSFVCIYFAYQLNGSFINLVGASGAISVLLGIVAFLDRSSAKGLLMAILLMSFVPLMMGVNIAWYAHIIGFGVGYLIMKARVL, encoded by the coding sequence TTGAACGTAACCGCACCTATTATAGCGCTAAATTGCCTGATATATTTTTTGGTTAATTATGCAAATTTTAGTAACGATCTCGTGCTTGGATTAAATTTATATTTTATCGATGCTCTTTTGATCTGGCAGCCTTTAACTTCGATGTTTATGCACGCAAATTTAACTCACCTTCTTATGAATATGGCGGTTCTTTTTCAGTTTGGTTCTATGCTGGAGTATAAATTCGGAGCTTTAAAATTTAGCGCCGTTTATCTGCTCGGAGGCGTTGCGACCTCGCTTTTAAGCTTTGTTTGTATCTATTTTGCCTATCAACTTAACGGCTCTTTTATAAATTTAGTAGGGGCAAGTGGGGCTATAAGCGTGCTGCTTGGTATAGTTGCGTTTCTTGATAGAAGTAGCGCTAAAGGGCTTTTGATGGCTATCTTGCTTATGAGTTTTGTGCCTTTGATGATGGGCGTAAATATAGCTTGGTATGCTCACATAATCGGCTTTGGTGTTGGGTATTTGATAATGAAAGCGAGAGTTTTATGA
- a CDS encoding ferritin-like domain-containing protein has product MRFFKELSEILRCGDKDKKFAEFKRFYNSYKAGHYEIVDDGEILPLKEPSYAKFCDVVEMKNLDKKSQKQNKEAAFLHSIAHIEYSAIDIALDAAYRFRGLPRQYYDDWLEVAEDEIRHFKMIEKYMQNFGVKYGDMQAHNGLFVALKMTENSLLERMAVLPRYMEANGLDANAFMLKKLENDHTKADLKEILQVILDEEISHVSKGDRWFKFECERKRVDPSEYIAIVQRIYPNSFLQTRELNEEARLKSGFSASELERIKQIAKSRANI; this is encoded by the coding sequence ATGAGGTTTTTTAAAGAGCTTAGCGAAATTTTAAGATGTGGCGACAAGGATAAGAAATTTGCCGAATTCAAAAGATTTTATAATAGCTACAAAGCAGGGCATTACGAGATAGTGGATGATGGCGAAATTTTACCTCTCAAAGAGCCTAGTTACGCTAAATTTTGTGATGTCGTGGAGATGAAAAATTTAGATAAAAAATCCCAAAAACAAAACAAAGAAGCCGCTTTTCTTCATTCAATCGCCCACATAGAATATAGCGCCATAGATATCGCACTTGATGCCGCTTATCGCTTCAGAGGGCTTCCTAGGCAGTATTATGACGACTGGCTTGAAGTGGCTGAAGACGAGATAAGACACTTCAAGATGATAGAAAAATATATGCAAAATTTTGGCGTTAAATACGGTGATATGCAGGCGCATAACGGACTTTTTGTAGCGCTTAAGATGACTGAAAATTCTCTTCTTGAGCGCATGGCTGTGCTTCCAAGATATATGGAGGCAAACGGGCTTGACGCAAACGCTTTTATGCTTAAAAAACTTGAAAATGACCATACGAAAGCCGATTTAAAAGAAATTTTGCAAGTGATTTTAGACGAAGAAATTTCACACGTAAGCAAGGGCGATAGGTGGTTTAAATTCGAATGCGAACGCAAGAGAGTTGATCCAAGCGAATATATCGCTATTGTTCAAAGAATTTATCCAAATTCCTTTTTGCAAACCAGAGAGCTAAATGAAGAGGCAAGACTAAAATCAGGTTTTAGCGCAAGCGAGCTCGAGCGTATCAAACAAATAGCCAAAAGCAGGGCGAATATATAG
- a CDS encoding molybdopterin molybdotransferase MoeA has translation MLIQEALKKIFENINLKNSSEFISIDNAVDKIVAEDIVAVKNLPSFDNSALDGYAINFADRKAPISITDTIFAGDGREISIKSGECVKIMTGAKMPKGADTVVRFEDAIIESGKLIVDERTKQFSAFRHKGEEIKSGDVLFGKGTRLSAAHVMMLAAQGISFVRVFCEPKIGIFSSGDEIVEPWQSASEDQIYNANAIGMQALLSKFGFKSSYLGIIKDDLNDTINAINSADMDVLICSGGASKGEADFMKTALLSLGFTELFSHIDARPARPSKAYVKDSKIVFIMPGNPMSAFLSAFLLIVPFLLKRPLEATKAYIMQDIKVKSGRENVVLGRLEEDKFYVTDDNKYGSGMIMPLVKSNAICLSNFDQSEFRQNDEVLVYKFS, from the coding sequence ATGCTGATACAAGAGGCTCTAAAAAAGATATTTGAAAACATAAATTTAAAAAACTCGAGCGAATTTATAAGTATAGATAATGCGGTTGATAAAATAGTGGCAGAAGATATCGTTGCCGTTAAAAATCTGCCCTCGTTTGACAACTCCGCACTTGACGGTTATGCGATAAATTTTGCCGATAGAAAAGCTCCTATTAGCATTACGGATACGATATTTGCGGGAGACGGTAGAGAAATAAGCATAAAAAGCGGCGAATGCGTAAAGATAATGACGGGTGCTAAGATGCCAAAGGGTGCCGATACGGTGGTTCGTTTTGAGGATGCGATCATAGAGAGTGGCAAGCTGATAGTAGATGAGCGAACCAAGCAGTTTAGCGCGTTTAGACACAAAGGCGAGGAGATAAAATCAGGTGATGTATTGTTTGGCAAAGGCACGAGATTAAGTGCCGCTCACGTGATGATGCTAGCCGCGCAAGGAATTTCGTTTGTAAGGGTATTTTGCGAGCCAAAAATAGGAATTTTTTCAAGCGGAGACGAGATAGTAGAGCCTTGGCAAAGCGCAAGCGAAGATCAAATTTATAACGCAAACGCAATCGGCATGCAAGCTCTTTTGTCCAAATTCGGCTTTAAATCTAGCTACTTAGGAATCATAAAAGATGACTTAAACGATACTATAAACGCTATAAATTCTGCCGATATGGACGTGCTTATCTGCTCAGGAGGAGCCAGCAAAGGAGAGGCTGACTTCATGAAAACCGCCCTGCTTTCACTTGGATTTACCGAGCTGTTTAGCCACATAGATGCTCGTCCCGCTCGTCCAAGCAAGGCTTATGTAAAAGATAGTAAGATAGTTTTTATAATGCCCGGAAACCCGATGTCGGCATTTTTAAGTGCGTTTTTGCTGATAGTTCCGTTTTTACTAAAAAGACCGCTTGAGGCAACTAAAGCTTACATAATGCAAGATATTAAAGTAAAATCAGGCCGTGAAAACGTGGTTCTAGGTAGGCTTGAAGAGGATAAATTTTACGTAACGGATGATAATAAATACGGCTCGGGCATGATCATGCCGCTTGTAAAAAGTAATGCAATCTGTCTTTCAAATTTTGATCAAAGCGAATTTAGACAAAACGATGAAGTTTTGGTCTATAAATTTTCTTGA
- a CDS encoding ABC-type transport auxiliary lipoprotein family protein: MRNLILAAVLALGFSGCGIIAKSGPEIRYFTLAKGDFKICKEQTDKKQIYIATVKSQAASESRDILVSGNDGAIYPLKSAKWISLPSEMIYERILNTMHASCLLQPSFDKTNLNLQITLISLEAGIKNAKITLAFSLVKNGQILKSEIISASKPINSNLDKDVVNGLNLALDEAVDEILKRIKEVK; this comes from the coding sequence ATGAGAAATTTAATCTTAGCTGCCGTTTTGGCTCTAGGTTTTAGCGGGTGTGGAATCATAGCAAAAAGCGGGCCAGAGATAAGATATTTCACCCTTGCAAAAGGGGATTTTAAAATTTGTAAAGAGCAGACGGATAAAAAGCAAATTTATATCGCTACGGTAAAGTCCCAAGCCGCATCCGAAAGTAGAGATATCCTCGTAAGCGGCAATGACGGAGCAATTTATCCTCTTAAAAGCGCCAAATGGATAAGTCTTCCAAGCGAGATGATTTATGAGAGAATTCTCAACACTATGCACGCTAGTTGCCTTTTGCAACCTAGTTTTGATAAGACGAATTTAAATTTGCAAATTACTCTAATAAGCCTTGAAGCCGGTATCAAAAACGCCAAAATAACGCTTGCTTTTTCGCTTGTAAAAAATGGTCAAATTTTAAAAAGCGAGATAATTTCTGCAAGCAAGCCGATTAATTCAAATTTAGACAAAGATGTTGTAAACGGGCTAAATTTGGCTCTTGATGAGGCTGTGGATGAAATTTTAAAAAGGATTAAGGAAGTAAAATGA
- a CDS encoding D-alanine--D-alanine ligase, whose amino-acid sequence MKFGILFGAKSYEHEISIVSAIALKNVLKSELVFVFCDKFREFYLIKANNMKANFFSSGNYKKSKKLLLKNGGFFIGGMFGEKKIDADVYINLIHGMDGEDGKIAALLDFFGIRYIGPRLEASAMSYNKELTKLLAAKAGVKSLKYDVLRREDMINLSLPTILKPCRLGSSIGVSVVKDESELEYALDVAFEFDSEILAEPFIEGVKEYNLAGCKIDGKIKFSIIEEPKKKEFLDYEQKYMSFSSESRAKEADISEELKAKLKGSFEKIYNCGFDGALIRCDFFVIDNEVYLNEINPNPGSLANYLFDDFEATINALAKNLPRERDIRIDYQFINSITSAKGKL is encoded by the coding sequence ATGAAATTTGGAATTTTATTTGGAGCCAAAAGCTACGAACACGAGATCAGCATAGTAAGCGCAATAGCTTTAAAAAACGTGCTTAAAAGCGAACTTGTATTTGTATTTTGCGATAAATTTAGAGAATTTTATCTAATCAAAGCTAATAATATGAAGGCAAATTTCTTCAGCTCTGGAAACTATAAAAAAAGCAAAAAGTTGCTTCTTAAAAACGGCGGATTTTTTATAGGCGGGATGTTTGGCGAGAAAAAAATAGATGCTGATGTCTATATAAATTTAATCCACGGAATGGACGGCGAAGACGGTAAAATAGCTGCTTTGCTAGATTTTTTCGGTATCAGATATATCGGTCCTCGTCTTGAAGCAAGCGCGATGAGCTACAACAAAGAATTAACCAAGCTTCTAGCAGCAAAAGCAGGTGTAAAATCGCTAAAATACGACGTATTACGAAGAGAGGATATGATAAATTTATCGCTTCCTACGATACTAAAGCCTTGTAGGCTGGGCAGCTCTATCGGTGTAAGCGTGGTAAAAGATGAAAGCGAGCTTGAATATGCTTTAGACGTGGCATTTGAATTTGATAGTGAAATTTTAGCCGAACCCTTTATAGAAGGCGTAAAGGAGTATAACCTAGCAGGCTGCAAGATAGATGGCAAGATAAAATTTTCAATCATCGAAGAGCCAAAAAAGAAAGAATTCCTTGACTACGAGCAAAAATATATGAGCTTTTCAAGCGAAAGTAGGGCAAAAGAGGCTGATATAAGCGAAGAGCTAAAAGCCAAACTCAAAGGTAGTTTTGAGAAAATTTATAACTGCGGGTTTGACGGCGCGCTTATAAGGTGTGATTTTTTTGTGATAGACAATGAAGTCTATCTAAACGAGATCAATCCAAATCCTGGAAGCCTTGCGAACTATCTGTTTGACGACTTTGAAGCAACGATAAATGCACTGGCTAAAAACCTTCCTAGAGAGCGGGATATAAGGATAGATTATCAGTTTATCAACTCAATCACCTCCGCAAAAGGCAAACTATAA
- a CDS encoding type II toxin-antitoxin system Phd/YefM family antitoxin, whose translation MTTFSKDEIYTATEVVRNFSAVLTKVGSAQIKRAVIVKNNKFEAVLLNMAEYERLCEAVEVLQAIYSSRKKGENGE comes from the coding sequence ATGACTACATTTAGCAAAGATGAAATTTATACCGCAACCGAAGTCGTTAGAAATTTTAGCGCCGTACTTACCAAAGTAGGCTCGGCTCAGATAAAAAGAGCCGTTATCGTAAAAAATAATAAATTTGAAGCGGTCTTACTTAATATGGCTGAATATGAGCGATTATGCGAGGCCGTGGAGGTTTTACAGGCTATTTACTCATCAAGAAAAAAGGGTGAAAATGGCGAGTAA
- a CDS encoding UDP-N-acetylmuramoyl-tripeptide--D-alanyl-D-alanine ligase, giving the protein MSENLTQILISGGLIITHSLFTLAIGFYLITCLQWFSYKFERVLFHFTKPAWHVFFAIVPIVLCYTTGKFFWIYFYFAMVPSLYLWHKRLDKKLVFTPRVKRFFIILTIALVLENIFCYISVKCQNLGVILPLAISFILSFMLEKMNFKMYEKAALKKLENMKELKIVLITASFGKTSIKNFLFEILKDDFKCHKTPRSVNTLAGLIQDVNSNLTSDTQFYIAEAGARLKGDIAEITAFLRPQIVIVGEIGAQHIEYFKTLENIRATKLEALGSNRLEKAFVHSSTLAKESEKIEIFDKNLNEIEANLEGVKFSLDEFKFSSPLLGKFNCANLAACIKTALYLGLKADKVQNLISKLKNVEHRLQRIDAGGKIIIDDSFNGNFNGMSASYELVASYEGRKVLITPGIVESTAEDNEKLSKIINEIFDVVMISSSLNAASLLKYLTKPKIIIIKDKAKMQEMLAQNTRAGDLILFSNDAPSFM; this is encoded by the coding sequence ATGAGCGAGAATTTAACTCAAATTTTAATAAGCGGCGGATTGATTATTACTCACTCTTTATTTACTCTTGCGATCGGATTTTATCTTATCACCTGCTTGCAGTGGTTTTCGTACAAATTCGAGCGGGTGCTGTTCCACTTCACAAAGCCTGCTTGGCACGTATTTTTTGCGATAGTTCCTATTGTGCTTTGCTATACGACAGGCAAATTTTTTTGGATATATTTTTACTTTGCGATGGTGCCAAGCTTATATCTTTGGCATAAAAGGCTTGATAAGAAGCTAGTTTTTACCCCAAGAGTTAAGCGATTTTTCATCATACTTACAATCGCCTTGGTGCTTGAAAATATATTTTGCTACATCTCGGTTAAGTGTCAAAATTTAGGCGTTATACTTCCGCTTGCAATTTCATTTATACTTAGCTTTATGCTTGAGAAGATGAATTTTAAGATGTATGAAAAAGCGGCTTTAAAAAAGCTTGAAAACATGAAAGAGCTTAAAATCGTTCTGATAACGGCAAGTTTTGGCAAGACAAGCATTAAAAATTTCTTGTTTGAAATTTTAAAAGATGATTTTAAGTGCCACAAAACTCCTCGTAGCGTAAATACCCTAGCAGGCTTGATTCAAGACGTGAATTCAAATCTTACTAGCGATACGCAATTTTATATCGCCGAAGCAGGGGCTAGACTGAAGGGCGATATAGCTGAAATCACCGCGTTTTTACGTCCTCAAATCGTAATCGTAGGCGAAATAGGGGCTCAGCACATAGAGTATTTCAAAACGCTTGAAAATATCCGCGCAACCAAGCTTGAAGCGCTTGGATCAAATCGACTTGAAAAAGCCTTCGTGCATAGCTCAACACTGGCAAAAGAGAGCGAAAAAATAGAAATTTTTGATAAGAATTTAAATGAGATAGAAGCAAATTTAGAAGGCGTAAAATTTAGCCTTGACGAGTTTAAATTCAGCTCGCCGCTACTTGGTAAATTTAACTGCGCAAATTTAGCAGCATGTATAAAAACCGCTCTTTATCTAGGGCTTAAAGCGGACAAAGTACAAAACCTAATATCCAAGCTTAAAAACGTCGAGCATAGACTGCAGCGCATTGATGCCGGCGGTAAAATCATCATAGATGATAGCTTTAATGGAAATTTTAACGGCATGAGTGCATCTTATGAGCTTGTTGCAAGCTATGAGGGCAGAAAAGTGCTTATAACGCCTGGAATAGTAGAGAGTACCGCGGAAGACAATGAAAAACTAAGCAAGATCATAAATGAAATTTTTGATGTAGTAATGATATCAAGCTCTTTAAATGCGGCTTCCTTGCTAAAATACCTAACAAAACCAAAAATAATCATCATAAAAGATAAGGCTAAAATGCAAGAGATGCTTGCTCAAAACACAAGAGCAGGAGATCTCATACTATTTTCAAATGATGCGCCTAGTTTTATGTAG
- a CDS encoding alpha/beta fold hydrolase, with protein MASKDIKFGGKIYTISYEILNLSSSPAIVFLHGWGANKEIMKKAFGKFLNDFKHVYIDMPGFGASNMHEDLYTKDYAEIMRLFLKEINITPTLIVGHSFGGKVATLLKPANLALLSSAGIVTKKPFFVRFKIAIFKILKAFGFGFLYKFFATKDVKGMSKQMYETLKNVVNEDFTNKFKEYKGRALIFWGEDDSATPLKSGERIHGLISNSDFHPLKGDHFFFLLHARYISGVIDSELNLNEKEELK; from the coding sequence ATGGCGAGTAAGGATATCAAATTCGGCGGTAAAATTTACACCATAAGCTATGAAATTTTAAATTTATCATCTAGCCCCGCCATAGTATTTTTACACGGCTGGGGAGCGAATAAAGAGATAATGAAAAAGGCTTTCGGTAAATTTCTAAACGATTTTAAACACGTTTATATCGATATGCCGGGCTTTGGCGCATCAAACATGCACGAAGATCTTTATACGAAAGATTATGCCGAGATTATGAGGCTGTTTTTGAAAGAGATAAATATCACTCCAACTCTTATCGTCGGACACTCGTTTGGCGGAAAGGTTGCGACTTTGCTTAAGCCTGCAAATTTAGCTCTTTTAAGCAGTGCGGGCATAGTTACCAAAAAGCCGTTTTTCGTGAGGTTTAAAATCGCCATTTTTAAAATTTTAAAAGCTTTTGGATTTGGCTTTTTGTATAAATTTTTTGCCACAAAAGACGTAAAAGGCATGAGCAAGCAGATGTATGAAACACTTAAAAACGTAGTTAATGAGGATTTTACAAATAAATTTAAAGAATACAAGGGCAGGGCGCTTATATTTTGGGGAGAGGACGATAGTGCGACTCCGTTAAAAAGCGGTGAGAGGATACATGGCCTCATATCAAACAGCGATTTTCATCCACTTAAGGGCGATCACTTTTTCTTTTTGCTTCATGCAAGATATATCAGCGGGGTTATCGATTCCGAGCTAAATTTAAATGAGAAAGAGGAGCTAAAATGA
- the murA gene encoding UDP-N-acetylglucosamine 1-carboxyvinyltransferase, producing MHYLEIEGNAKLSGEVAISGAKNAALPLIAATLIMKDEVTISNVPNVADIKTLAKLLENLGSKCEFADHNTIKINTNEINSTKANYDIVRKMRASILTLGPLLARFGHCEVSLPGGCAIGQRPIDLHLSALEKMGAKIDIKQGYVVASVPEGLKAAEIVFDKITVTGSENIIMAAALAHGVTKLTNVAKEPEVVQLCEVLASAGVQIEGIGTDELSIKGTGQNLINVKYIEVIPDRIEAGTYLCAGAITNSKITIKKANANHLKAVLTKFKQMGFGIEVQDDAITILPAGKILPTEIVTTEYPGFPTDMQAQFMALALMAEGVSTIDERLFENRFMHVSELTRMGADIRLNGHIASVYGGIKLNAADVMATDLRASSALILAALVADGTSRVHRIYHLDRGYENLEVKLANLGAKIRRLEE from the coding sequence ATGCACTATTTAGAGATTGAAGGCAATGCCAAACTAAGCGGAGAGGTTGCCATAAGCGGAGCAAAAAACGCCGCTTTACCATTAATAGCCGCAACGCTCATAATGAAAGATGAAGTTACTATATCAAACGTTCCAAACGTAGCAGATATCAAGACGCTGGCTAAACTGCTTGAAAATTTAGGCTCAAAATGCGAATTTGCAGATCATAATACGATTAAAATCAATACAAACGAGATAAATTCAACCAAAGCCAACTACGATATCGTTCGCAAAATGCGCGCCTCAATCCTTACCCTTGGACCGCTTCTTGCTCGCTTTGGGCACTGCGAAGTAAGCTTGCCTGGAGGTTGCGCTATAGGTCAGCGCCCTATTGATTTGCATTTAAGCGCACTTGAAAAGATGGGTGCCAAGATAGATATAAAGCAAGGATATGTAGTAGCAAGCGTCCCTGAAGGGCTAAAAGCAGCTGAGATAGTGTTTGATAAGATAACTGTAACCGGTAGTGAAAACATCATCATGGCGGCAGCCCTCGCTCACGGAGTAACAAAGCTTACAAACGTAGCAAAAGAGCCTGAAGTCGTGCAGCTGTGCGAGGTTTTGGCAAGTGCCGGAGTGCAGATAGAAGGCATCGGAACCGATGAGCTAAGCATAAAAGGCACAGGTCAAAATTTAATAAACGTAAAATACATAGAAGTTATTCCCGATCGCATAGAGGCAGGCACTTATCTATGTGCAGGAGCCATAACCAACTCAAAAATCACGATAAAAAAAGCAAATGCAAACCACTTAAAAGCCGTCTTAACCAAATTTAAGCAAATGGGCTTTGGCATAGAAGTTCAAGATGACGCTATAACCATACTTCCTGCGGGTAAAATTCTTCCTACCGAGATAGTTACTACGGAATATCCGGGCTTTCCTACCGATATGCAAGCGCAGTTTATGGCTTTAGCGCTCATGGCCGAGGGAGTTAGCACTATAGACGAAAGGCTCTTTGAAAACCGCTTCATGCACGTTAGCGAGCTAACCAGAATGGGTGCGGATATCAGGCTAAACGGGCATATCGCAAGCGTTTATGGCGGGATTAAACTAAACGCCGCAGACGTTATGGCGACTGATCTTAGAGCAAGCTCGGCTCTTATCTTAGCCGCACTTGTAGCCGACGGCACCAGCAGAGTGCATAGAATTTACCACCTTGATAGAGGTTATGAAAATTTAGAAGTTAAACTTGCAAATTTGGGCGCTAAGATAAGAAGACTGGAGGAATAG
- a CDS encoding NlpC/P60 family protein: MKFKKHITFLTFSVFLLTGCSIVSPEIKPKERFDFDFVMQGGANEALSKIVMQSRLKKSNEISNLMSRYLNKRDGRDCSGFVSLINKKSENIYFQERNLDKFYTKRGLKSEAIFNLYQSQNLIIQNEPKVGDLIFFNNTTDKTKNYKKSKIITHIGIVDKIYEDGTIRFTHHSGKKSKHGFMNLNKKNKHKAQNKEINSYIVNCKKKNSSCLASNRFAGFGSVKF; encoded by the coding sequence GTGAAATTTAAAAAACATATAACTTTTTTAACATTTAGCGTTTTTTTACTGACGGGATGTTCTATTGTGTCGCCCGAGATAAAACCAAAAGAGAGGTTTGATTTTGACTTCGTTATGCAAGGAGGCGCAAATGAAGCTTTAAGCAAGATTGTGATGCAATCTAGACTAAAAAAATCAAACGAGATATCAAATTTAATGAGTAGATATCTAAACAAAAGAGACGGCAGAGACTGCTCGGGTTTTGTCTCTTTAATCAATAAAAAAAGCGAAAATATCTACTTTCAAGAGCGAAATTTGGATAAATTTTATACCAAAAGAGGGCTTAAGTCAGAAGCGATATTTAATCTTTATCAAAGCCAAAATTTAATTATCCAAAACGAACCCAAAGTAGGGGATTTGATATTTTTTAACAACACCACCGATAAGACAAAAAATTACAAAAAAAGCAAGATAATAACTCATATCGGAATCGTGGATAAAATTTATGAAGACGGGACTATTAGATTTACTCATCATAGCGGCAAAAAAAGCAAGCATGGTTTTATGAATTTAAACAAAAAAAACAAGCACAAAGCACAAAATAAAGAGATAAATTCTTACATCGTAAATTGTAAAAAGAAAAATAGCTCTTGCCTTGCTTCAAATAGATTTGCAGGCTTTGGTAGCGTGAAATTTTAG